From the genome of Panulirus ornatus isolate Po-2019 chromosome 19, ASM3632096v1, whole genome shotgun sequence, one region includes:
- the msl-2 gene encoding uncharacterized protein msl-2, producing MNATNLYVTTCRLVMQADPENRDTWTELYKLLPYLRQSLSCTVCGKLLSEPYTPTETSCQHHVCRKCLGGKKRLKPTCSWCKDYSMYVDNVQVKLVLQCYRKLCEYIKFTPIYCKLCSIYNNGGQFSLTDMIEEAIDNSNNRCDETNSVQCEQESDSKEKISVPQTSGTSVLVTPINTSHPVPKQPLWPLSTQTSPSLQSTPSTVSLGLVHVSSQPINSAVPPAPCLPTSSINSVKAVISTPPPVIQTTHHFPLQTVAATTTTTTTTTTSGTSGSSVVSGTIIPSTNIIKHGVVKEVPYPKHNSSVNNGSSMYSVMYADGDSTKITIKRKPPDIDSNNKSVPIEQETVPCANQELIKKPKPKPKPKPKRKGCRCGNATPTPGKLTCCGQRCPCYVEAKACIECRCRGCRNPHRPGGKKVRPVIPQLANIQIHQVQPVHGRSSSSSITNSTPTTSSSNIIPPPTSSAVITNTTLPQTIRAVQAMHAVQAVSSVQAVAGSVHQLISLGGGMVQTPLSQGLGVNPMAGLAVKPVSLALTSVPAQLLINDDRSTSNSSSENSDVDVDT from the coding sequence ATGAATGCCACTAATCTCTATGTGACCACTTGTCGGCTGGTCATGCAGGCCGATCCAGAAAATCGTGATACCTGGACAGAGCTGTACAAGTTGTTGCCTTACCTTCGCCAGTCCCTTTCCTGTACGGTTTGTGGGAAGTTACTTTCTGAACCTTACACACCTACTGAAACAAGCTGTCAGCACCATGTTTGTAGAAAGTGTTTGGGTGGAAAAAAACGCCTTAAGCCCACCTGTAGCTGGTGCAAAGATTATAGTATGTATGTTGATAATGTCCAAGTTAAACTTGTGTTACAGTGCTACAGAAAACTCTGTGAATATATCAAGTTCACACCAATATATTGCAAACTGTGCTCCATATACAATAATGGAGGCCAATTTAGTCTTACTGACATGATAGAAGAAGCtatagataatagtaataatagatgTGATGAAACAAACAGTGTGCAGTGTGAACAAGAGAGTGATAGTAAGGAAAAAATTTCAGTACCTCAAACGAGTGGGACGAGTGTGCTCGTCACGCCTATAAATACCTCCCATCCTGTTCCGAAACAACCTTTGTGGCCACTTTCTACACAAACTTCACCATCATTGCAATCAACACCATCGACAGTAAGTTTAGGTTTGGTACATGTTTCCTCACAACCTATAAATTCTGCAGTGCCACCAGCTCCATGTCTACCAACTTCTTCAATAAATTCAGTGAAAGCAGTGATATCTACCCCGCCACCTGTAATACAAACGACTCATCATTTTCCTCTACAAACAGttgctgcaacaacaacaacaactacaaccacaaccactagtgGAACATCTGGATCAAGTGTTGTGTCAGGTACAATAATTCCAAGTACAAATATAATTAAGCATGGTGTTGTTAAGGAAGTACCTTACCCTAAACATAATTCCTCAGTAAACAATGGGTCCTCCATGTATTCTGTAATGTATGCTGATGGTGATAGTACAAAAATAACTATCAAAAGGAAACCTCCTGATATAGACAGCAACAATAAAAGTGTTCCTATTGAACAAGAAACTGTTCCTTGTGCAAATCAGGAATTAATAAAAAAGCCGAAACCTAAACCTAAACCAAAACCAAAGCGGAAGGGATGTCGATGTGGCAATGCAACACCAACACCTGGGAAATTAACTTGTTGTGGACAGAGATGTCCTTGTTATGTTGAAGCTAAAGCATGTATAGAGTGTCGCTGTAGAGGTTGCCGTAACCCCCATCGACCTGGTGGGAAAAAAGTAAGACCTGTTATTCCTCAATTAGCAAACATCCAGATTCATCAAGTGCAGCCAGTACATGGCCGCAGTTcatcttcatccatcaccaacagtaccccTACCACTAGTTCAAGCAatatcatcccacctcccacgtcaTCTGCCGTCATTACAAACACAACATTGCCTCAGACTATTCGTGCAGTGCAAGCAATGCATGCCGTTCAAGCTGTGAGCAGTGTACAAGCAGTGGCTGGTAGTGTACACCAATTAATAAGTTTAGGAGGTGGGATGGTACAAACTCCATTGTCACAAGGACTTGGAGTCAATCCTATGGCAGGACTAGCTGTGAAACCTGTCAGTCTAGCTCTTACATCAGTACCAGCACAGCTTTTGATCAACGACGACAGATCAACCTCTAATAGTTCATCAGAGaatagtgatgttgatgtggaCACATAG